A stretch of the Sylvia atricapilla isolate bSylAtr1 chromosome 30, bSylAtr1.pri, whole genome shotgun sequence genome encodes the following:
- the LOC136372886 gene encoding protein S100-A16-like isoform X1 — translation MQATMGECTDLEWAVQVLVNNFDKYSSRCCCCKNPRRISKKDFRKMLSRELNHMLTDTGNRRAADKLICDLDENKDGRISFQEYWTLIGGIASPIAQIIRQQEQSVKHTK, via the exons GCCACCATGGGCGAGTGCACGGACCTGGAATGGGCCGTGCAGGTGCTGGTGAACAACTTCGACAAATACTCgagccgctgctgctgctgcaagaaCCCGCGGCGCATCAGCAAGAAGGATTTCCGCAAGATGCTGAGCCGGGAGCTCAACCACATGCTGACG GACACCGGGAACCGCCGAGCCGCCGACAAACTCATCTGCGACCTGGACGAGAACAAGGACGGGCGCATCAGCTTCCAGGAGTACTGGACCTTGATAGGCGGCATCGCCAGCCCCATCGCGCAGATCATCcgccagcaggagcagagcgTCAAACACACCAAATAG
- the LOC136372886 gene encoding protein S100-A16-like isoform X2 — MGECTDLEWAVQVLVNNFDKYSSRCCCCKNPRRISKKDFRKMLSRELNHMLTDTGNRRAADKLICDLDENKDGRISFQEYWTLIGGIASPIAQIIRQQEQSVKHTK; from the exons ATGGGCGAGTGCACGGACCTGGAATGGGCCGTGCAGGTGCTGGTGAACAACTTCGACAAATACTCgagccgctgctgctgctgcaagaaCCCGCGGCGCATCAGCAAGAAGGATTTCCGCAAGATGCTGAGCCGGGAGCTCAACCACATGCTGACG GACACCGGGAACCGCCGAGCCGCCGACAAACTCATCTGCGACCTGGACGAGAACAAGGACGGGCGCATCAGCTTCCAGGAGTACTGGACCTTGATAGGCGGCATCGCCAGCCCCATCGCGCAGATCATCcgccagcaggagcagagcgTCAAACACACCAAATAG